One Rhea pennata isolate bPtePen1 chromosome 3, bPtePen1.pri, whole genome shotgun sequence DNA segment encodes these proteins:
- the LOC134138858 gene encoding bcl-2-binding component 3, isoforms 3/4-like: MEFRLIFRDPSADAYLRPAATRPSQRQPCRRGRSAATVNARRHRLPRSLARLPPLPQPAPHRRGALSPKRAGAPDAQEGGAGRGRHPGGASMVRAGGRCPGRRRSSRRRARLFSELRCEEPPRVRHIGARAAAAARCSSFSSLRGRAGEGTSAPPGGKRGEEAARCREETETSGARVPPRPPPAPLAMARRPGGP; the protein is encoded by the coding sequence ATGGAATTCAGGCTTATTTTTCGTGATCCTTCAGCTGACGCTTACTTGCGACCGGCAGCGACGCGGCCCTCCCAGCGGCAGCCCTGCAGGCGGGGACGCAGCGCCGCAACCGTTAACGCACGGCGGCACCGCCTCCCTCGCTCGCTCGCCCGCCTGCCGCCCCTCCCCCAGCCTGCTCCGCACCGCCGGGGGGCGCTGTCGCCGAAGCGGGCGGGCGCGCCGGACGCCCAGGAGGGAGGAGCGGGCCGGGGCCGACATCCGGGCGGCGCCTCTATggtgcgggcgggcgggcgctgccccggcaGGCGGCGCTCtagccgccgccgcgctcggctcTTCTCGGAGCTGCGCTGCGAGGAGCCCCCGCGTGTCCGCCATATTGGcgcccgcgccgcagccgctGCGCGTtgttcctccttctcctccctgcgCGGCCGAGCGGGGGAGGGGACGtcggcgccgccgggcgggaAGCGGGGCGAGGAGGCCGCGCGCTGCCGGGAGGAGACGGAAACGAGCGGGGCCCGCGTccctccgcgcccgcccccTGCGCCACTCGCCATGGCGAGGAGGCCTGGCGGCCCCTGA